The proteins below come from a single Fusarium verticillioides 7600 chromosome 3, whole genome shotgun sequence genomic window:
- a CDS encoding arginyl-tRNA synthetase, translating into MLARRFASSTFFSSFTSCYIVTSSLPLRQAFVQTRTLSLLSTRQSPRQQTLHRDYKYPSSIKHIRTMATDANALADQLQQLGLDNIETSFPGCHPDTNPVDIYRSHITSLLAPITGVDPKIIYPAIQWTQTLDKGDAILAVPALRVKGKKPQELAEEWVAQFPESPLIEKPTAAGPFISFFFKPNKLTSMLLPTIRKRANNYGKNPYNGLRDPNDPNSDRKRMIVEFSSPNIAKPFHAGHLRSTIIGGFLASLYESAGWEVTRMNYLGDWGKQYGLLALAWEKWGDEEALKADPINHLFNLYVRINQDMSAEKEEIAAKKAAGEDITSLEEKSLDEQARKYFRRMTDGDKEAVELWRRFRDLSITRYKKTYARLNIEYDEYSGESQVPEEDMEKAAKVLSEKGLTEDANGAILIDFSKHVPGKPGKSLEKVILRKKDGTALYLTRDISELLNRHEKYNFDHMIYVVASQQDLHLKQLFKTIELMGHEDIAKKCQHINFGMVLGMSTRKGTVKFLDDILRDVADKMHEVMKKNETKYSQVENPEAVADILGISSVMVQDMSGKRINNYKFDMDVMTSFEGDTGPYLQYAHARLCSIRRRVGLSDEELATANYDLLTEKHATDLVRLLSQWPDVVQNTLKTLEPTTILTYLFKMTHVLSSSYDHLRIVGSEAELQKARMALYDAARIVLHNGMSLLGLTPVERM; encoded by the exons ATGCTCGCGCGGCGCTTCGCTTCCTCcacctttttctcttcttttacttcttGTTATATTGTGACAtcctctttgccattgcgaCAAGCTTTTGTCCAGACTCGTACCCTTTCTCTACTCTCGACTCGTCAGTCCCCGCGACAACAGACATTGCATCGCGACTACAAGTACCCCTCCTCTATCAAACATATACGCACCATGGCGACAGACGCCAACGCTCTCGCCgaccagctccagcagcttggtctcgacaacatcgagactTCTTTCCCTGGATGTCACCCTGATACCAACCCAGTCGATATCTACCGTTCACACATCACAAGTCTTTTGGCGCCTATTACTGGTGTTGATCCTAAGATTATCTACCCCGCCATCCAGTGGACTCAGACTCTCGACAAGGGAGATGCTATTCTCGCTGTTCCTGCTCTTCGAgtgaagggcaagaagcctcaagagcttgctgaggAATGGGTTGCTCAG TTCCCCGAGTCACCTCTTATTGAGAAGCCTACCGCTGCTGGtcccttcatctccttcttcttcaagcccaACAAGCTTACCAGCATGCTCCTCCCTACGATCCGAAAGCGCGCCAACAACTACGGCAAGAATCCTTACAACGGTCTCCGAGACCCTAACGACCCCAACTCTGACAGGAAGCGAATGATTGTCGAGTTCTCTTCACCCAACATTGCCAAGCCTTTCCACGCTGGCCATCTCCGAAGTACCATCATTGGTGGTTTCCTCGCTTCTTTGTACGAGAGCGCTGGATGGGAGGTTACCCGAATGAACTACCTTGGTGACTGGGGTAAGCAGTATGGTctgttggctttggcttgggaGAAGTGGGGTGACGAGGAAGCCCTCAAGGCTGACCCTATCAACCACCTCTTCAATCTCTACGTCCGAATTAACCAGGATATGtccgccgagaaggaggagattgcggccaagaaggccgctgGCGAGGACATCACCTCGCTTGAGGAGAAGTCCCTGGACGAGCAAGCCCGAAAGTACTTCCGACGAATGACAGACGGTGACAAGGAGGCCGTTGAGCTCTGGCGACGATTCCGAGATCTCAGCATTACCCGATACAAGAAGACCTATGCCCGACTCAACATTGAGTACGACGAGTACTCAGGAGAGTCTCAGGTTCCTGAGGAGGACATGGAGAAGGCCGCTAAGGTCCTCTCTGAGAAGGGCCTTACTGAGGATGCTAATGGTGCTATCctcattgacttctccaagcaCGTCCCTGGCAAGCCTGGTAAGAGTCTCGAGAAGGTCATTCTCCGAAAGAAGGACGGCACTGCTCTGTACCTCACCCGAGATATcagcgagcttctcaaccGACATGAAAAGTACAACTTTGACCACATGATCTACGTcgttgcttctcaacaggaTCTCCACTTGAAGcaactcttcaagaccattgaGCTTATGGGCCACGAGGATATTGCTAAGAAGTGCCAGCACATCAACTTCGGTATGGTTCTTGGCATGAGCACCCGAAAGGGTActgtcaagttccttgacgATATTCTCCGTGATGTTGCCGACAAGATGCACGAggtcatgaagaagaatgagaccAAGTACTCCCAGGTCGAGAACCCTGAGGCTGTTGCCGATATCCTTGGTATCAGCAGCGTTATGGTCCAGGACATGTCCGGAAAGCG AATCAACAACTACAAGTTCGACATGGACGTCATGACCTCTTTCGAGGGTGACACTGGTCCCTACCTCCAGTACGCTCATGCTCGTCTGTGCTCTATCCGCCGACGAGTCGGTCTCTCCGATGAGGAACTGGCCACCGCCAACTACGATCTTCTGACTGAGAAGCACGCTACCGACCTCGTCCGACTGCTTAGCCAGTGGCCCGACGTTGTCCAGAACactctcaagacccttgagcccaccaccatcttgacaTACCTGTTCAAGATGACACACGTTCTCAGCTCCAGCTACGATCACCTCCGAATTGTCGGCAGCGAAGCCGAGCTCCAGAAGGCTCGTATGGCTCTGTACGATGCTGCCCGAATTGTCCTTCACAATGGCATGAGTCTGCTTGGTCTTACACCTGTTGAGCG AATGTAA
- a CDS encoding PTK9 protein tyrosine kinase 9, with protein MQSGISASQELQDQFNSLLSSDDTFGLLATIEKEALVPVATIPSKSSSFSDNLSGLEPHLKPDAALYIILRRYDTAPRFLAITYVPDSAKVRQKMLFASTRLTFVRELGTEHFRETIFATTAEELSVKGFEKHDAHNKLDAPLTEEEQQLGEVKRAEQEAGSGTGHKEIHLSKNFAMPISEDAVAALKEVGQDGGRIVTMLKINPETEVVELVPEAPTPSGIAELAQAISSSEPRFTFYRYTHTHNGAESSPILFFYTCPSTPGNKSIKFRMMYPLMKRSVLEVAEREAGLKLEKKFEVEEPSEITEQSVLEDLHPKVAARQGFSRPKRPGR; from the exons ATGCAGTCCGGAATCTCAG CCTCTCAGGAGCTGCAGGACCAGTTCAACTCGCTGCTGTCGTCGGACGATACCTTTGGTCTCCTCGCAACCATCGAGAAAGAGGCTCTGGTCCCCGTTGCTACGATCCCTtcaaagtcaagctcattCTCCGATAACCTCTCTGGCCTCGAGCCTCACCTCAAGCCTGATGCCGCTCTCTACATTATCCTCCGTCGCTATGACACCGCTCCTCGATTCCTAGCCATTACCTACGTCCCCGATTCGGCAAAGGTGCGCCAAAAGATGCTATTCGCCTCAACACGCTTGACCTTTGTGCGTGAGCTGGGAACAGAACATTTCCGAGAGACCATCTTTGCTACGACAGCCGAGGAATTGAGCGTGAAGGGCTTCGAGAAGCACGATGCGCATAATAAGCTGGATGCACCGCTCACCGAAGAGGAGCAGCAATTGGGCGAGGTTAAGCGTGCGGAGCAGGAGGCGGGATCAGGAACAGGCCACAAGGAGATCCATCTGAGCAAGAACTTTGCTATGCCCATCTCCGAAGACGCCGTTGCTGCTCTGAAGGAAGTCGGCCAGGACGGAGGCCGAATCGTGACGATGCTG AAAATCAACCCCGAGACCGAGGTGGTGGAGCTCGTCCCCGAGGCACCCACTCCAAGTGGGATTGCAGAACTGGCGCAGGCCATCTCCTCAAGTGAGCCGCGGTTCACCTTCTACCGCTACACTCACACGCACAACGGCGCCGAATCGAGCCCCATCCTGTTCTTCTACACCTGCCCGTCAACACCCGGAAACAAGTCCATCAAGTTCCGAATGATGTACCCCCTGATGAAGCGATCCGTGCTGGAGGTCGCTGAGCGGGAGGCTGGTCTtaagcttgagaagaagtttgaggtGGAGGAGCCTAGTGAGATTACCGAGCAGTCGGTTTTGGAGGATTTGCATCCCAAGGTTGCGGCCCGACAGGGCTTTAGCCGACCCAAGCGACCTGGTCGATGA
- a CDS encoding arsenical-resistance protein, which translates to MSEPDPHTKEQPSTRDTERNIQPSEEPKEKENVSAFKSLGWLDRFLAVWIFLAMVVGIILGNFVPSTGPALEKGKFVGVSVPIAVGLLVMMYPILCKVRYESLHEIFSQRDVWKQILFSIFINWIVAPFLMLGLAWAFLPDKPELRIGLILVGLARCIAMVLIWNGLAGGDAEYCAILVAINSILQMALYAPMSVFFISVISGEEGSLEVSYSTVATSVAVFLGIPLGAAIITRFSLRKIAGPEWYERVFLRIISPWSLIGLLYTILILFASQGHQVVHQIVSVVRVAAPLIVYFVIIFFATLLVSRHAGFGYPLSTTQSFTAASNNFELAIAVAITTFGPSSDQALAATVGPLIEVPVLLGLVYLLRWVSDRWNWKN; encoded by the exons ATGTCGGAACCAGATCCTCATACAAAAGAGCAACCCTCTACTCGCGATACCGAGCGCAATATACAACCATCCGAAGAACccaaagagaaggaaaacgTATCAGCTTTCAAATCCCTCGGGTGGCTTGATCGTTTTCTAGCAGTATggatcttcctcgccatggTAGTCGGTATTATCTTGGGCAACTTTGTCCCTTCGACTGGACCggctcttgagaagggcaagtTTGTTGGCGTTTCTGTTCCAATAG CTGTCGGTCTCCTCGTTATGATGTATCCCATCCTCTGCAAAGTCCGATACGAGAGCCTCCACGAGATCTTCTCCCAGCGCGACGTCTGGAAGCAAATACTTTTCAGCATATTCATCAACTGGATAGTTGCACCCTTTCTGATG CTCGGCTTGGCATGGGCCTTTCTCCCAGACAAGCCCGAACTTCGCATCGGTCTTATCCTCGTGGGCCTCGCACGCTGCATCGCCATGGTGCTCATATGGAACGGTCTTGCGGGCGGTGACGCCGAATACTGCGCTATCCTTGTGGCCATCAACTCGATACTGCAGATGGCTCTATACGCGCCGATGTCTGTATTCTTTATATCGGTGATCAGTGGAGAGGAGGGCTCTCTTGAGGTGTCATACTCAACCGTTGCAACCAGCGTAGCAGTATTTCTCGGCATTCCCCTTGGCGCAGCTATCATCACTCGTTTCTCCCTGCGAAAGATAGCCGGGCCAGAGTGGTACGAGCGTGTCTTTTTGCGCATCATCTCCCCGTGGTCTCTCATCGGCCTTCTttacaccatcctcatcctcttcgcttcccaaggccatcaagTGGTCCATCAGATCGTGTCTGTAGTACGCGTCGCAGCCCCCCTCATCGTCTACTTCGTCATAATCTTCTTCGCAACACTTCTGGTATCTCGGCATGCAGGCTTCGGATACCCTCTCTCTACAACGCAGAGTTTCACTGCGGCAAGCAACAATTTCGAGCTTGCCATAGCAGTGGCTATTACCACGTTCGGACCTAGCAGTGACCAAGCGCTTGCGGCGACAGTTGGCCCTCTGATCGAGGTTCCGGTGCTTTTGGGGTTGGTGTATCTCCTGCGGTGGGTCTCTGATAGATGGAACTGGAAGAACTGA